CCCAGGTAAAGAAATAGCCTGGCTAGGCCAGAGGCATTGAAATCATGCCTCCGACTCAATCTTGCCAAACATTTATTCGTACCGAAGCGCGACCATTGGGTCTACTTTGGTTGCGCGCCGCGCCGGGATGAAGCAGGCAAGCAAGGCGACAGCGGCGAGCGTCAGGGCGATGGCGACGAACACCAAGGGGTCAGTCGCGCTGACGTTAAACAGCATCGTCTTCATCAATCTGCTCAGGAAAATTGCGCCGACGACGCCAAGCCCCAAGCCGACCACAGCCAGCAACATTCCTTGCTGCACGACCAGCTTCAAAACGTCAGACGCTTGTGCACCGAGCGCCATCCGTAAACCGAGTTCGTGCGTGCGCTGCGTGACCGAATACGCCATCACACCGTACAAACCAATTGCCGATAGCAACAGCGCCAAGCAGGCAAACACGCAAATCAGCAACAATGCAAATTTTCGCTGGGTCATCGAATCAGCGACGAATTGTTCCATCGTGCGCACGCGGAAGACGGGCAAATCCGCATCGGCGGTTTTGATGACGCCGCGCACCGATCCGGCAAGACTGTTGGGATCGTTCGGCGTGCGGATGACCAAGGCCATTCCGGGCTGCGGTCGTTGCTGATGCGGCATGTAATATTGAGCACGCGATTCGCCTTCCAAGTCCATGAATTTGACGTGGCCGACGATGCCCACGATTTCGCGCCAGATGCGTTTGTCCGGTGTGCCTTCGAAACTGATGCGTTTGCCCAATGGGTCTTCGTTCGGCCAATACTTTTGCGCCAGCGACTGGTCAATGATTGTCACCGGCAAGCTTTCGGCGGTATCGCGCTCTTCGAAATACCGCCCGCGAATCAACGGGATACCCATCGTTTTGAAGTAATCCGGCGTCGCAGCCCAGCGCGCCCCGTGGGGCAAAGATTGTCCTTGCAGAACGTCGCGGCCTTCGATGCGGAAACTTCCACTGGACCCACTGCCGCTGAATGGCAGGACGGAAACCGCTCCGACGGATTGAACGCCCGGCAATGCGCGAACGTCGTTGATGATCTGTTTGTAAAAGTTGGCGCGCTGCGGAGCATCACTGTATTTCGTAGCAGGCAGCGACAAATGCATGGTCAACAAGCCTTGCGGGTTGAAGCCAGGATTGACTTGTTGAACGTGCACAAAGCTTTTGACCAGCAATCCGGCTCCAACCAGAACCGCCAGCGCCAACGCGATTTCGACGACAACCAATGAACTGCGAATCCATTGTTTGGTTGTGGCGGCGGCGCTACGCCCGCCTTCTTTCAAGGTTTCGTGAAGATCGGCTTTGGTCGTTTGAATCGCCGGAACGATGCCGAACAAAATGCCTGTTAGAATCGAAACGCCGAAGGTGAACAGCAACACTTTCCAATCCAGACTGATTTCGCTGGCGCGCGGAATGCGGTCTTCGTTCAGGGAAATCAGTGTTTTGACGCCCCAGTAGCCGATCACCAACCCGAAGGCTCCGCCGACGAAAGACAGCAAAACGCTTTCCGTCAATAGTTGCCGGATGATGCGCCAGCGCCCGGCTCCGAGCGCCGTTCGGACGGCGATTTCTTTTTGCCGAGCCGCCGCACGCGCCAGCAACAGATTGGCGACATTGGCGCAGGCAATCAACAACACGAAGCCCACGACCAGCATGACAATCCACAGCATCGTGCTGATGTCGCCGACGACTTGCTGGCGAAACGAAGTCAGCAGCAAATCCCAATTCGTGGCGTCGGCTCCCGGCATATACTGCTGACGCAAATTTGACGCGATGGTGCGCATTTCGGCCTGCGCCTGCTCCTGAGAAACTCCCGTGCGCAACCGTCCCATCACCGCCAGAAATTCATTGGTCAAACTGTTGGAGGAAAGCTGATCCGGCGTGAACACAATCGGCGCCCACAGGTCAACGATCATTCCCATTTCGCGCCCAAACTGGAAACTCGGCGGCATCACCCCCACGACAGTGTAATTTTCGCCGTTCAGCGACAGCGTTTTGTTCAAAATGTTTTTGTCGCTGGCAAAACGCCGCTGCCAGAATCCGTGGCTCAACACCACGACGCGATTTTTGCCTTCGGAATCTTCGCCGACGGCAAAGGTGCGCCCCAACGCCGCTTGCGCTCCCAACAATTCAAAGAAGTTCGCGGTCACCGTTTGCCCGGTCAATCGTTCCGCTTCGCCTTCGCCCGTCAGATTTGCTGCCCACCCGGTCATTGCGGCAATGCTTTCAAACGATTTGGCATTGTCGCGGTAATGTGTGTAGCCAAACGCCGAAACCGAAGCTTTCAAATTGATCTTCTGGTAGTTGTGGTTGATCAGCATCAACTGTTCGGGATTTTTGTAGGCCAGCGGGCGCAGCAAAATGGCGTTGATAACGCTGAAAATGGCGCTGTTGGCTCCGATGCCCAGAGCCAGCGTGAGCAGCGCAACGATGGCAAAGCCTGGACTTTTGACCAGCGTGCGAAAACCGAATCGCAAATCTTGCAGCAATGTTTCCATGGTCCCTCCGAAGGATTGGGTTACTCGTCCACAAACAAAAACGAAAAAACACGAAGCCGAAGGTGCAATCTTTCCATCAGCTTCGTGTCATCAAGACTGGAAATTACGTGGAAGAATCCACTTAGAGACGCTTCGTAAGTGCGTCTACGCGCCAAGAAGTTTCAGAAGTTTGATAATTCGCGTGTATGGGGAAGGATTTCTGATCGGCTCCGCCGTCTTTTATGCAAGCAAACTCAGGCGATGCAGCTAGACAGTTTTTTACCTTCGCCGCATCGCCATTACAAACAGTCTGAAACAGAGGGTCAGGCCATACACGGAGCTTTGCTCCACGTTCTGCGTTAGTGAGTGACCGCTTCTTCTTCAACAACGCGACCGTCGAAAAGGTGAATCGAACGGTCGGCGTGGCGGGCAAAGCGAGAATCGTGCGTGACCATGCAAATCGTTGCGCCGTTGCGATGAAGTTCGCGGAGCAGTTCCATCACGGCATCGCCGTTTGTCGAATCCAGGTTTCCGGTAGGTTCATCCGCCAGCAGGATCAATGGATCGCCAACGACGGCGCGGGCGACGGCAACGCGCTGTTGCTGACCGCCGGACAGTTGCGAAGGCAAATGTTTGGCGCGATGCGCCATGCCGACTTTTTCCAGCGCAGCGTTGACGCGCTGTTTGCGCTCTGTACTGCTCATGCCGCGATAGGTGAGCGGCAATTCGACGTTTTCGTAAACGGTCAAATCGCCGATCAGGTTAAAGCTTTGGAAAATGAACCCGATTTCGCGGTTGCGAATGCGGGCGCGCTCGGAAAGGCTCAGGTTCTGAACCGGTTTGCCGTTCAGACTGTAACCGCCGTCCGAAGGCGAATCCAACAAGCCCAGAATCGAAAGCAGTGTGGATTTGCCGCAACCCGACGGCCCGGCAATGGATACATATTCGCCTTTGGCAATTTCCAGATGAATTCCCGACAAGGCATGCGTTTCAACTTCGTCGGTGTAAAAAACCTTGGTTACTGAATCCAAGCGCAACAGTGGTTCGCTCATTTTTATTCTCCCAATTTCGTTTAGAGTACCGCCTTCAGGCGGCTTGGTTGTTGATCGGAGTCAGCCGCCTGAAGGCGGTACTCTGAACTTAGTTCAATCGTATTCGTGTGACGTTATCACCCAACTGCGAGGTATCGGAAACAATGACTTTGTCGCCGACTTTCAATCCTTTGACGATTTCGACGGTCGTAACGGAAGTGCGGCCAATTTCTACTGGCACCAATTCAGCGTGTTGTTCATCAGGGTCCAAACGGAAAAGTTTGATTGTGCTGTTTTCCTGCCCGAAGGTCGGACGTTGCATGTTCATCACGTTATCCAACCGTTCCAGTTCGATTTTGCCGTCAACGCTCATATCCGGGCGCGCGCCGGGCGGCAATGCCGCTTCCAGCGAAACATCTACTGTAACCGTTCCGTTTTGTGCCGCCGGATCAACACGAGTGACGTGGCCTGGGATGATTCCGTTTCGTGTGTCAATCGTTGCTGGCAATCCAATACGAATGTCTTTGAGTTGGGTTTCAGCAATTCTGACCTGTGCCTTCAACCGGCTGTTGTCGGAAACGCGCGCCAGATTGGTTCCCGGCGAAACCTGTTGGCCGACTTCGACGGCAAGTTGTTGCAACACGCCGCTCATTCCAGCGCGGACGCGCAGGTCGGCAACCTGTTTGCGGCGCAATTCGACCAGCGCGCGGCGTTGGTCGAGCGTGGCCTGACTGACCGCCAACTGCGTTTTCATGGACTCGGTCGTCATTTCAATCCGCTTCTTTTCCAGTTCGTTACGCGTCGCCAGTTCGTTCGTTTTGGTTTGTTTTTGCTTGTACTGCAAATCCGAATACAAACCATCTTTGACCAGTTGGGCGTAAGAATCCGAATCCATCTTGGCCACTTGATAATCGGATTCGACTGTCGCCGCGGTCGCTCGCTGATTCAATAACTGCGTTTCCAAATCTGTCTTTTTGTTGACGTATTCGGCTTCCGCAGACTTCAGTTGCAATTCGGCGTCCTGCAATTGTTGCTGCAATTCCTGGTTGCTTAGCTCAAAAATGACTGTGTCAGGAGTTACCGTGGTGCCAGGTTGCACCAAACGTTTTTCGACTTTGCCGCTGGTAATGGCGGGAATCCAAACGATTTCTTCGGGAACCAGCGTCCCGAGTCCTTGGACTTGCCGAACCATCTCTCCACGTTTCACGGTGTCAACGATGACCGTCGAACGTTCGACCGTTTGTGCAGCAGGCTTTAACCTGGCCAACACCACGCTGATGACTCCGACGGCTCCCAGCGCCAAAACGATATAAATTACGCGGCGAATTTTTCGATTCCGCGCCACCGATTTTTCACGAGGTTTATCCATAAAAACTCCAAAACAAAATCAATTGCCTGATGACCTTTAGAAATCTTTCTTTTGTTCAATAGCCAAATTCCGTGCCAGCCAGTCAATCTTCGCTCAGAACCGATAACTGACCAATTTACAGCGTTTATCAATTCCCGATGGTGGAAGGCGTTACGCTCCGTGTCCGTTTCTGGGAATTCGATTTCCCAGAACTGAACCCAGCAATATTTTTGCCTTTTGATTTTTGCCTTTTGTCTTTTGCCTTACAATGCCCGCCGTATGCTTCAACTCAACAATTTGACCAAGGACTATCCGACGCCCAACGGACGCTTGCCGATTCTCGACCGTGTCACGCTGAGTTTCAACCGAGGCGATGCCGCAGCGATTATGGGACCGTCCGGTTCCGGTAAAAGCACGCTGCTGTATTTGCTCGGCGCGCTCGATCCTCCAACCAGTGGAACTGTAATGCTGGATGGACAAAATCCCTTTGAACTGGACGAAGCCAGACTCGCCGCATTTCGCAACGAAAAGATCGGTTTTATTTTTCAGGATCACAGTTTGTTGCCGCAATGTTCTGCGCTGGAAAACGTGCTGACGCCCACATTGGTTTCCAAAAGCAATGGCAAGTCTGTCGAACGCGCGCAAGTTTTGCTGAAACAAGTCGGCTTGGCGGAACGCATGCACCATCGTCCGGCGGAATTGTCCGGCGGAGAAAAACAGCGCGTGGCGATTGCTCGCGCATTGATCAATCAGCCGCTGCTGCTGTTGGCCGACGAACCGACCGGCAACCTGGATCATGACACTGCGGAAACCGTTGCCGATTTGCTGCTGGATTTACACCACCAACAACAAACCATTTTGATCGTCGTCACGCACAGCGCAGAACTGGCTGCGAAATTTCCAATTCGATTTAATCTTGTTGACCGACAACTTCGCCGCGCGTCATGAACCTTTCAACCCTTATCAAAAATAATCTTAAGTACTTTCGGCAAACCAATCTCGCTGTCATTTTGGGCGTGGCAATTGCGACCGCAGTGCTGGCCGGAGCGTTGCTGGTCGGCGATTCCGTTCGCGCCAGTTTGCAAGACCTGGCGTTGGCGCGGTTGGGCAAAACCGATTTGCTGGTCACCTCCACGGGATTTTTCCGCGAAGCTTTGGCGGACGATCTGAAATCGGCGCAGAACTTTTCGACCAACTTCAACGATGCCTGCCCGCTGATTGCTATCGAAGGCGTCGTCACGCACAGCGATACGAACGCCCGCGCCGGAAACGTCGCGGTTTACGGCGTGGATGAACGCTTCTGGAAATTTCACGGCTCCAGCGTCGCTCCGCCCGAAGACAATGATTTATTGGCCAGCGCTGCACTGGCTTCGGAATTGAACGCCAAACCAGGCGACACGCTGATTCTGCGCATCGAAAAACCATCGGCGATTCCGGTCGAATCGCTGCACGGTCGCAAAGAAGATTTGGGCCGCAGCGTTCGCCTGACCATGCGCGAAGCTTTGCCCGCAGGTTCCATCGGCGAATTTTCGCTTCGCCCGCAGCAAGGCGCTGTGCGCGCCATCTTCCTGCCGCTGAAAAAACTGCAACGCAACATCGAACAGGACAACAAAGCCGACGCGATTCTGGTTTCGCAAATTCATCCCGATCAAGACGCACTGCCGCAACGCAATATCCTGCCAGAAAATTTGGTCGCTGGAATGTTGCAAAAAACATTTATGCTTGCTGATTTAGGATTGGAGCTCCGCGTGCTGGAAGCCGCACAAGCCGTGTCCTTGGAAAGCGACAGCGCTGTGCTGAGTGATACGTTAGCGGACAAAGCCAAGACTGCGGCAAAAAATCTGGGCTTAAAAACCGATCCGTTTCTGACGTATCTGGCCAACTCGATTCGCATTAGTGACAAAGAAGTTCCCTATTCCCTGCTGACGGCGACAGACGAATTCTGGTCGCAAGAAGGCGATCTTCCCAAAACCGATCAGCCGCGCGGATTGATTTTGAACGATTGGGCTGCGCGCGATTTGGGCGCAAAGGTCGGCGACGACGTCACATTTGAATACTACGTCTGGAAAGAAGAAGGACGGCTGGACACCAAACAAGCCACGCTGAAACTGGAGCGGATCGTGCCGGTACAGGGACTGGCCGCCGACCGAAATCTGGCGCCGGAATATCCGGGCATTTCCGACGCCAAAAGCCTGGCCGATTGGGATCCGCCATTCCCAGTGGATTTAAGCCGCGTTCGCAAAATTGACGAAGAGTATTGGGACAAATATCGAACGACGCCCAAAGCTTTCATCCCGCTGGAAACCGGACAAAAGCTGTGGGGGACGCGCTGGGGCAAACTGACTTCGATTCGCATTTATCCGAAAGAGTCTGGAGTACCGCCTTCAGGCGGCAGCCCCGCTTCAGCAAAGATACCGGCTGAAACCCGTACTCCGAACACCAGCGAACCGGAAATAACAAGACAGAGTTTCGAGCAAACATTGCGCGATGCGCTCAATCCGACTGAAATGGGGTTGTCGGTTCAATCCGTGAAATATGAAAGCCTGCGGGCTTCACGCGGAGCGACGGATTTCGGCGAATACTTCACCTATTTCAGTTTCTTTCTGGTCGTGTCGGCGCTGTTGTTGACGACGTTGTTTTTCAAACTCGGCATTGAACAGAGATTACGCGAAATCGGATTGCTGCGCGCGCTTGGGTTTTCGATCAAACAGGTACGCTCACTGTTTTTGCGCGAAGGGTTGTTGCTGGCCGTGATTGGCAGCGTGGTGGGCTTGATCGGCGCGATTGCCTACGGCTGGTTGATGATGTTCGGCTTGCGCACATGGTGGGTTGGCGCGGTAGGAACGACCTTGCTGCGGTTGCACATTTCGCCGATTTCGCTGGCCATCGGAGCCATTTGCGGCATCATCACCGCGCTGTTGTGCATCTGGTTGACGCTGCGCGGATTGCGGAAAACTTCGCCGCGGAATTTGCTCGCGGGTTCGGTTGTCGGTGATCGGTTGTCGGTGGCCGGTGATTCGCCCAGTCGCCGCTTCACCCTGTCTCCCCGTCTTTTTGCAATCGTCTTCGCGGTGCTCGGCGTGGCGATGCTGGCCAGCGCGAAATTCATCGGACAGGTCGGAGCTTTTTTCGGTGCGGGAACCTTTCTGCTGATTGCGCTGCTGTTCTTTTGGTCTGCGTGGCTGAAAAGCGACAAGCGACAAACCATTTCCGGCCACGGGCTTGCGCCAATGGCTCGGCTGGGATTTCGCAACGCGACCATTCGTCCCAGCCGCAGCGTGCTGTGCATTGCGCTGATCGCTTCAGCGGCATTCATCATCGTCTCGGTGGATGCGTTTCGCAAAGACAGCGGCGCAGTTTCGAGCGATCCGAAATCCGGCACGGGCGGATATCCCTTGATGGCCGAAAGCCTGTTGCCGATTGTTCACGATCCGAACGGCGAACAAGGCCGCGAAGAATTGAACCTGACCGATGAGGTTTTCAAAAACGTGCGGCTGACGCGCTTTCGATTGCGTCCGGGCGATGACGCCAGTTGTTTGAACCTGTACGCGCCGCGCAGCCCGCGCGTGTTGGGCGCAACCGAAGAGTTTATCAACGCCAATCGCTTTTCCTTCGCCAGTTCCCTAGCCCAGACAACCGAAGAAAAAGCGAATCCTTGGCTACTACTCAATTCATCCCCAACTCCCAACTCCCAACTCCCAATCCCTGTTATCGCCGACGCCAATTCGTTGACCTACGTGCTGCATCTGAACGTAGGCGATGAAACCGCGCTGACTTCCAGCCGTGGTGAGGTCATCAAACTGAAAGTCGTGGGCGCGCTGGCCGACACCATTTTTCAAGGCGAGTTGCTGATGTCAGAACAAAACTTCGTCAAGGTTTTCCCGGATGAACAGGGCTACAGAGTCTTTTTGGTGGAAACCACAAAGCCAAGGGAAACCGCCGCCGCGTTGGAAGACAAACTTTCCGATTACGGTTTCGACGCGATTTCGACCGACGAAAAACTGGCCAGCTTTCATCAAGTCGAAAACACCTACCTTTCGACGTTTCAAACGCTTGGCGGGTTGGGATTGCTGCTGGGGACCTTCGGGCTGGCAACCGTGCTGCTGAGAAACGTGCTGGAACGCCGCCGCGAATTGGCATTGATGCGCGCAGTCGGATATCAATCCTCACACCTGTCGTTGATGGTCGTCGCCGAAAACGTGTTGCTGCTCGGATGCGGATTGCTGACCGGCGTGGTTTGCGCGGCGCTGGCTGTCGCTCCGGCATTCATCGCGCGCGGAGGCAAACTGTCCGCTGTCTCACTGATTCTGTTGCTGCTGGCTGTATTATTGACGGGCCTTGCGGCGTCGCTGCTGGCGGTGATGGCGGCGGTTCGTTCGCCATTGCTGACTTCGCTGAGAACCGAATAACCCACACACTTCGAGAAGGAGAAATTGATGCTTCGTCAACGAATCAATTTTTGTTTGCTGCTGATTTTCGTCCTAACACTTGTTCAGGCTGCGCGGGCTCAAGACTGGACGCAATGGCGCGGAGCCAATCGTGACGGCACGATTGCAGGCTTCGTCGCTCCCAAAGTTTGGCCGGAGCAATTGAAATCCAAATGGAAAATTCAGGTGGGCGTTGGCCACGCTTCGCCGCTGGTCGTTGGCAAACAAGTCTTCCTGCATTCGCGGCAAGGCGAAAACGAAGTCGTTGCCGCGTACGATTTGGAAACCGGCAAATCGCTTTGGCAGGATAGCTATCCGGTCGCGTACACAATGAACCCGGCGGCAACCGGCCACGGCAAAGGGCCGAAATCCACACCGATTGTCAGCGGCGGCAAACTGTACACGCTGGGCATTACAGGCGTGCTGTCGTGTTACGACACGGCCAAAGGCAAGCTGCTTTGGCGAAAGGATTTTGGCCAGAAGTTCGGCGCAAAAGCTCCGTTTTTTGGAACGGCGATGTCGCCGATGGTGGATCGCGGTTTGTTGATCGTTCACGCAGGCGGCAACGACCAAGGCGGCATGGTCGCGCTGGATGCGGCGACGGGCGCGGAAAAATGGACTTGGACGGGTGACGGCCCCGGCTACGCGTCGCCGATCGTGGTCGAAATCGCAGGCAAACGACAGATCGTCACGCAATCGCAAAAAAACATCGTCGGCATTTGGGAAGACAACGGCGGCTTGTTGTGGAACATTCCTTTCGACACCGAATACGTGCAAAACATCGTTACGCCGATTCGGTACAAAGACCTGCTGATTTTTTCGGGCATTAACAAAGGCGTGTTTGCCGTGCGCGTCGGTTGGAAAGACAAATGGGTGACGGAAACCGTTTGGCACAACAAGGAAGTCGGGATGTACATGAATTCGCCCGTGCTGAGCGGCAATCTGTTGTTCGGCATGTCGCACAAAAACAAAGGGCAGTTTTTCTGCCTGGACGCTGCGACGGGAAAAACCTTGTGGACAGGCGATCCTCGGCAAGGCGAAAACGCCGCCATGCTGATTGCCGGAGACACGATCTTTTCGTTGACCAACGACGCAGATTTGCTCATCACCAGTGCCGCCGCCAAAGGCGCAACCGTCATCAAAAAATACAAAGTCGCCAATTCGCCCACCTGGGCGCACCCCGCCATTGTCGGCAACCGAATGTTGATCAAGGATGAAAACTCGCTGACTCTGCTGAGCCTTGAATGAGTCTCCTTTTTTCACCACAAACAGCGCAAAAAGTTTTTGCGCTGTTTGTGGTTGATTCTTCCCTGCCCCGATCTGAACTTGCCGCAATGAATCAACTTGTCGAATCTACTCAGACCAGTAAACCGCTTGCGCCCAAATTGATAGCGGGATTGTTGCTGCTGTGGTTGATGGTCGCTGCGCTGTTGACGTTTTCGCGGTTGACGCACCCGGCGTTTGGCGTGCAGGGCGATTTGACGCTGCATTACCACATCACGCGGTCTTACGCGCAGAGCTTTGCCGAGGGCGATTGGCTGCCACGCTGGGCTGGTTTGCTGGATGGGGGCCGTGGCGATGCGCTATTCACGTTTTATCCGCCGCTTTGTTATTTCACCAGCGCGCTGCTGATGAAGCTGTTCGGATTGGACGTGCTGAATTCGATCAAAGCCCTCACGTTTCTGACGCTGTTGCTGGCGCAGGTGACGGCGTATCTGTTCGCGCGGGAGTTTTTTTCGCGGCGTCTAAGTGTACTGGTTTCGCTGGGGTACGTGTTATTGCCCGCGTATCCATTGATCTGTTTGCATCGGGCGTTTTTGGCGAATGCTTTTGCGCTGAGTTTCACGCCGCTCGCATTGAAGTTTGCATATCGTTTACTGGAACCCGGTCGCTACCGCTCTCGGTACTGCATCGTTGGGTTTGCGCTCAGTTTCAGCGCGATCATCCTGTCGCACGCCATTACGACTTACTTGACGGGATTGACGATTGGCTTTCTGGCGCTGGCGTTATTGCCGCGCGCAGGATGGCGCGGATGGCTACGGCTTGGCTTGGCGGGATTGGTTGCGCTGGCGTTGACGGCATTTTTTCTGTTGCCACAACTGGTCGAAGCCGATTGGGTGCAATTGAAACTGCAACTTGTCCAACAGGATTACCGCAACTATTTTCTATTCGCCAAACCGCTGAACGCTGACCGGTATCGCCAGGCGTGGGCGGGCGTCAATGACTTCACCAGTTATTTGACGCTGGCGCAGACCTTGACCGGCGCGTTGCTGGCGCTGTTGTGCTTTCCCGTTTGGCGTCGAGACAAGCTGTCGCCGCTGGTTTGGTTCGGCGCGGCGCTGACCGGTTTCGGGTTGTTGATTTCGCTGCCTGCGGCGGAATTGCTGTGGCGCTATCTGCCAGGCCTGAAGTTCATTCAATTTCCGTGGCGCTTTCAACCATACGTCGCGCTGGGCTGTGCGCTATTGGCCGCAATCGCGATACAAAGTTGGCATTTGATCAACAAACGGTTGCGAATGTTGACGCTCGCCGGATTGACGTGGCTGGTGATTGCGTGCGCGGCGTTTACGTTTATGATCGCTCGACTGGAAGAAAAAGAAGTCACACGCGATCAGGTCATCGCCGGATTGACCGCTGCTGACGCCCGCCCCATCACAACCGAAGAAGGCCGACGGTTGCAAAACGAAGACGATATGAAATACCTGCCGTATTCGGCGAATCAGTTGTACTTTCGCCCTGTCGGAGCGGGTTTTCTGCTTTACCCGCCGGCAACGAAACCCGGCGGCGCAAGCCTGGCAAGTGGTTATGGCGAGTTGAAAACGGAGAAACTGGAAATCGCCCACCGCGAATTTTTGATCGAATGCCCTGTGGTTTCTCAACTGCGAATTGAAACTTATCGCCATCCGAACTGGGTTGTCAGGCTGAATGGCAACGAAGTTGAAATCAAATCAGAAGCCGAAACAGGCTTGATGCTGATTGACATCCCAGCCGGACGGCACCATTTGAGTTTGCGCTTCGAAGCCCGCCACCTGAGCGCCGGACTGGGAAAGTGGATTTCGATTGCTGCCTGGATTTTGATTGCCACGCTGTCTGGCTTGCGACTGATTCGACGCCAATGACCAGATCCAATTCCGAACTGAAAACTGCGTTGATTTGGACGGTTGCGTCGCGGCTTGCGTATTCAGTACTGGGCGCGCTGGCTGCGCCGTACCTGAAACTCAATTCAACGCTGATTCACAGCAACGATTTGACCGACAACCTGATGCCGCACGAAGCGGGTTGGCCATATCGGTTGCTCGGCGTGTGGGAACGCTTCGATACGCTATGGTATGTGGAAATTTCCCGGCATGGGTACGCGCGGCCTGACGCTGTCGTTTTCTTCCCGCTATATCCACTGTTAATTCGTTTGTTGTCGGAAGCGATGTCGCCGCTGGCGGCGGCGTTGGTGATTTCGACCGTCGCGGCTTTCTTTGCCTTTTGGGGATTTCAAAAACTGTTGGCGTTGGATTTGCCGAAAGAAACGGTTAAACGCGCGTTGCTTTTTTTCGCGTTGTGGCCGACGGCGTTCATTTTGTTCGCCGGATATCCCGAATCGCTGCTGATCGCGTTGATGATTTGGGCGGTCTGGCACGCGCGAAACGGGCGCTGGTGGTTGGCGGGAATCCTGGGCTTGATGGCCGGGCTGACCAAAGCCGTTGGATTTTGCATCCTCGTTCCGCTGGCGGTGTTGGCGTTCAAAGAATGGCGCTGGCGCACCTGGCCAAGCTTTTTGCCATTGCTGGCGGCTCCGCTGGTGACGCTGGCGGTCTGGCTTTCGGGCCAGTCGCTGGCGTCTGATGCGTATCCGAAACATTGGCGCACGGAAATCGCGTTTCCATTGACGACGCTGTGGACAAGTTTGCGCGAAGCCTTTATGACGTTTGATGCCGTGTTGCTGCTGAATTTGCTGGCATTGGCGGTTGTTTTCATTCCTACCTTCCTCAAACGAATCCGATCCGAATACCTGCTGTTTTCCCTTTCTGCGCTGACGATGTTTCTGGCCAAGAAAACCGATCCGTTGCTGCAAAGTTCCAGCCGGTATGTGTTGGCGGTTTTCCCTGCATTTGGCAGCCTGGCGGTATTGATCAAACATCCTTTCCTGATTGCGCTCGGCCTGATCGTTTTGTGCCTGTTGCAGGTTTTGCTGCTGTGGTCATTTTTTGAGTGGGCCCTGGTTGTGTAAAGAGGGTTTGAGCTTCAGCAAAACTGGCGGCTATACTGCCCGCATCGTATGAACCAGCTTGCGGGAATTTACATTCACATTCCGTTTTGCGACACGCGCTGTCATTATTGCAATTTTGCGACAGGCGGTTATGAATCCGATTTGGCGCGGCGGTACGTTGAAGCTTTGCGCACGGAAATCCAGCGCGCTGAAACCAAGCCGGAAATGCAGGCCGTGGATTCGATTTACTTCGGCGGAGGCAC
This region of Acidobacteriota bacterium genomic DNA includes:
- a CDS encoding ABC transporter permease, whose protein sequence is MNLSTLIKNNLKYFRQTNLAVILGVAIATAVLAGALLVGDSVRASLQDLALARLGKTDLLVTSTGFFREALADDLKSAQNFSTNFNDACPLIAIEGVVTHSDTNARAGNVAVYGVDERFWKFHGSSVAPPEDNDLLASAALASELNAKPGDTLILRIEKPSAIPVESLHGRKEDLGRSVRLTMREALPAGSIGEFSLRPQQGAVRAIFLPLKKLQRNIEQDNKADAILVSQIHPDQDALPQRNILPENLVAGMLQKTFMLADLGLELRVLEAAQAVSLESDSAVLSDTLADKAKTAAKNLGLKTDPFLTYLANSIRISDKEVPYSLLTATDEFWSQEGDLPKTDQPRGLILNDWAARDLGAKVGDDVTFEYYVWKEEGRLDTKQATLKLERIVPVQGLAADRNLAPEYPGISDAKSLADWDPPFPVDLSRVRKIDEEYWDKYRTTPKAFIPLETGQKLWGTRWGKLTSIRIYPKESGVPPSGGSPASAKIPAETRTPNTSEPEITRQSFEQTLRDALNPTEMGLSVQSVKYESLRASRGATDFGEYFTYFSFFLVVSALLLTTLFFKLGIEQRLREIGLLRALGFSIKQVRSLFLREGLLLAVIGSVVGLIGAIAYGWLMMFGLRTWWVGAVGTTLLRLHISPISLAIGAICGIITALLCIWLTLRGLRKTSPRNLLAGSVVGDRLSVAGDSPSRRFTLSPRLFAIVFAVLGVAMLASAKFIGQVGAFFGAGTFLLIALLFFWSAWLKSDKRQTISGHGLAPMARLGFRNATIRPSRSVLCIALIASAAFIIVSVDAFRKDSGAVSSDPKSGTGGYPLMAESLLPIVHDPNGEQGREELNLTDEVFKNVRLTRFRLRPGDDASCLNLYAPRSPRVLGATEEFINANRFSFASSLAQTTEEKANPWLLLNSSPTPNSQLPIPVIADANSLTYVLHLNVGDETALTSSRGEVIKLKVVGALADTIFQGELLMSEQNFVKVFPDEQGYRVFLVETTKPRETAAALEDKLSDYGFDAISTDEKLASFHQVENTYLSTFQTLGGLGLLLGTFGLATVLLRNVLERRRELALMRAVGYQSSHLSLMVVAENVLLLGCGLLTGVVCAALAVAPAFIARGGKLSAVSLILLLLAVLLTGLAASLLAVMAAVRSPLLTSLRTE
- a CDS encoding PQQ-like beta-propeller repeat protein, which translates into the protein MLRQRINFCLLLIFVLTLVQAARAQDWTQWRGANRDGTIAGFVAPKVWPEQLKSKWKIQVGVGHASPLVVGKQVFLHSRQGENEVVAAYDLETGKSLWQDSYPVAYTMNPAATGHGKGPKSTPIVSGGKLYTLGITGVLSCYDTAKGKLLWRKDFGQKFGAKAPFFGTAMSPMVDRGLLIVHAGGNDQGGMVALDAATGAEKWTWTGDGPGYASPIVVEIAGKRQIVTQSQKNIVGIWEDNGGLLWNIPFDTEYVQNIVTPIRYKDLLIFSGINKGVFAVRVGWKDKWVTETVWHNKEVGMYMNSPVLSGNLLFGMSHKNKGQFFCLDAATGKTLWTGDPRQGENAAMLIAGDTIFSLTNDADLLITSAAAKGATVIKKYKVANSPTWAHPAIVGNRMLIKDENSLTLLSLE